The following proteins are co-located in the Bacteroidales bacterium genome:
- a CDS encoding GWxTD domain-containing protein — protein sequence MKTCIGIKYPYLIAGFLIVAFFSSCKSTQPAFDNKDLSYLYNPTKNPISPRYNVNNQSAETSVLSVKFFGNDLFFSEANPQGVPTAVMLVTVKLFDISQGRILADTAVYNLNIIKAANTPEYVYNIPLKVEKERNYMAEIKILDRLRLQVVQAFVPFNTNSVFNSYNFKTVGHFEKNLLFNPVVRENEYFNLLYNRAPVDSLYISYFKPFREIPYPPSMILPEKVLDYEPEKLAAIPYSDTMPLMLPRPGIYLFSVDRKIKDGYTLLNFGTDYPSMTTPEVMIEPLAYLASTDEVEGLRSALKPKAALDEFWIKCGGNVEKARELIRIYYTRVQYSNYYFTSYKEGWRTERGMIYIIYGPPDKVYKTSEGESWGYRKPVVKSSWGGRYSVKEEYLFFNFKKKDNIYSDNDFFLSRSETLVTYWDKAISSWRKGIVFRLDNPEDI from the coding sequence ATGAAAACGTGTATTGGCATAAAATATCCTTATTTAATAGCTGGTTTTCTGATTGTTGCATTTTTTTCATCATGCAAATCAACTCAGCCAGCCTTCGACAATAAAGATCTTTCGTACCTCTATAATCCTACAAAAAATCCAATAAGTCCGAGGTATAATGTCAATAATCAGTCTGCTGAGACATCAGTGCTATCTGTTAAATTCTTTGGTAATGATCTGTTTTTCTCAGAAGCCAATCCACAGGGTGTTCCAACCGCTGTAATGCTGGTAACTGTAAAACTTTTTGATATCAGTCAGGGCAGGATTCTTGCAGACACTGCTGTTTATAATCTTAATATTATAAAGGCAGCAAACACTCCTGAATATGTTTATAATATCCCTCTTAAAGTTGAGAAGGAACGCAACTATATGGCTGAGATAAAAATACTTGACAGGCTAAGGTTGCAGGTAGTGCAGGCTTTTGTACCATTTAATACAAACTCTGTTTTCAACAGTTACAACTTTAAGACTGTGGGGCATTTTGAGAAAAACCTTCTCTTTAATCCCGTCGTAAGAGAAAACGAATATTTTAACCTTCTGTACAACCGAGCCCCGGTTGACAGCCTTTATATCTCATACTTCAAACCATTCAGGGAGATTCCCTATCCTCCTTCTATGATCCTTCCTGAAAAAGTCCTTGATTATGAACCGGAGAAACTTGCAGCAATACCATATTCAGACACGATGCCTTTGATGCTGCCACGCCCCGGTATTTATCTTTTCTCTGTAGACAGGAAAATTAAAGATGGATATACGCTTCTGAATTTCGGGACAGACTATCCTTCCATGACTACTCCGGAGGTAATGATTGAACCACTCGCATATCTGGCATCAACTGATGAGGTTGAAGGGTTACGTTCAGCACTTAAACCGAAAGCAGCCCTTGATGAATTCTGGATTAAATGCGGCGGAAACGTTGAAAAAGCAAGGGAACTGATCCGAATTTATTATACCCGTGTTCAATATTCCAATTACTATTTTACATCCTATAAAGAAGGGTGGAGAACTGAAAGGGGAATGATATATATTATTTATGGTCCGCCCGATAAGGTTTATAAAACATCTGAGGGTGAAAGCTGGGGATACAGGAAACCGGTCGTTAAATCCTCATGGGGCGGAAGATACAGTGTGAAAGAGGAATATTTGTTCTTTAATTTTAAAAAGAAAGACAATATATATTCTGATAATGACTTTTTCCTGAGCCGAAGCGAGACACTTGTAACGTATTGGGATAAAGCAATTTCCAGTTGGAGAAAAGGAATAGTTTTCCGTCTTGATAATCCGGAAGACATATAA